A genome region from Brassica oleracea var. oleracea cultivar TO1000 chromosome C2, BOL, whole genome shotgun sequence includes the following:
- the LOC106324242 gene encoding uncharacterized protein LOC106324242: protein SNTGRIHATNNEFQRYGPKGFMEIKILQNDNLYVRVDLPGVPDDGVRHRVDSVRQKVVFFSGEETLSDGDDKKNAREYAGTAGLGCDCCEITGLDAKMKDGMLRMIVSRVKVKDHDNKCTLFLPPNTGKSGRYNMDEPALNMAKAVEDHPFVVKGPKRSENSVQRRGD, encoded by the exons TCGAACACAGGGAGGATACACGCGACTAACAACGAGTTCCAGAGATACGGTCCGAAGGGTTTCATGGAGATCAAGATCCTCCAAAACGACAACCTTTACGTCCGTGTCGACTTGCCCGGTGTTCCAGACGACGGTGTCCGCCACAGAGTCGACTCCGTGAGACAAAAGGTTGTCTTTTTCTCCGGTGAAGAGACTCTCAGCGACGGAGACGACAAGAAAAACGCCCGTGAGTACGCTGGAACCGCCGGTTTAGGGTGTGACTGCTGCGAGATAACAGGGTTGGATGCGAAGATGAAAGATGGAATGTTGAGGATGATTGTGTCAAGGGTCAAAGTCAAAGACCATGACAACAAGTGTACTCTCTTTCTCCCTCCCAACACAG GTAAATCTGGGAGATACAATATGGATGAACCTGCTTTGAACATGGCTAAAGCGGTGGAGGACCATCCATTTGTGGTGAAAGGTCCTAAGCGGTCAGAAAATAGTGTACAACGAAGAGGTGATTGA
- the LOC106324243 gene encoding uncharacterized protein LOC106324243 yields MADAIQTGVQAGVQAALAANAANAANAANAANARPQQHQNRRHNPVFEDDNDDSEEDNPFGDNINNRRQQHDRDHHPRHAENTRWTSGLKLDIPEFHGSSQPEELLDWFVTVDELLEFKEVPVNKQVPLVTTRFRGHAASSWNQLKLSRSRRGKDKITAWDKLKKHMRKTFIPYNFKRLLFQKFHNIKQGPHFLEDFSNEFYQMLTRVDINDSEDQLVARFIAGLRPQLQKILHQFDPGSDAEARQRAFLVEQKTRLGANQWSGNTKTRNTTTTTDDSKTSTGRDTTTDPRPNETVGPRPSRPNALRCFTYGERGHIQTACPHKGRRGLLAKEKEITGDPVYYTEDGQFDDVEEEEVSGDTGTFLMIRQNCLAPKTTEAWQRTTLFSSTCTVKGKVCRFVIDSGCSANVVSEEAVRKLALTTENHPHPYRLLWMQTGAEVYVSKRTIISLSIGSFYKDTICCDIAPMDVSHIILGRPWQYDREVIHNGKTNTNSFMFEGRRITLLPSPETDRVPPKELNPSKPNLLIVSKSQFNEELRETSQIFALVAIETEKVVSLPIPAEFLPIIEDST; encoded by the exons ATGGCTGATGCAATTCAGACCGGAGTTCAAGCAGGAGTTCAAGCTGCCCTTGCAGCAAACGCAGCCAATGCAGCAAACGCAGCCAATGCAGCAAACGCACGGCCACAACAGCACCAAAACCGTCGTCACAATCCGGTGTTTGAAGATGACAATGATGATTCTGAAGAAGATAACCCTTTCGGAGACAACATCAACAATCGACGCCAGCAGCATGATCGAGATCATCACCCCAGACACGCCGAGAATACCCGTTGGACATCAGGTTTAAAACTCGATATCCCAGAGTTTCATGGTAGTTCTCAGCCGGAAGAGCTTCTCGACTGGTTCGTAACGGTCGATGAGTTGTTAGAATTCAAAGAAGTACCAGTCAACAAGCAAGTTCCTTTAGTTACTACTCGGTTTCGCGGTCACGCCGCTTCCTCGTGGAACCAACTTAAGCTGTCTCGTTCTCGACGCGGGAAAGATAAAATAACTGCATGGGACAAGCTCAAGAAACATATGCGGAAAACGTTCATCCCATATAACTTTAAGCGTCTTTTGTTTCAGAAATTTCATAACATAAAACAAGGACCACATTTTCTCGAAGACTTCTCTAACGAGTTCTACCAGATGCTCACACGAGTGGATATCAATGACTCCGAAGACCAGTTAGTAGCCCGCTTTATAGCAGGGTTGCGACCCCAGCTTCAGAAAATACTCCACCAATTCGACCCGGGCTCTGACGCTGAAGCACGTCAACGAGCTTTCTTAGTGGAACAGAAAACCCGTCTCGGCGCCAATCAGTGGTCCGGTAATACCAAAACACGCAACACAACAACCACTACAGACGATTCAAAAACGTCCACAGGTCGGGATACAACAACAGATCCTCGTCCGAATGAAACCGTGGGACCACGACCTTCTCGTCCCAACGCTCTCCGATGCTTCACCTATGGCGAACGAGGTCATATTCAGACGGCTTGCCCTCATAAAGGACGTCGTGGATTACTTGCGAAAGAAAAAGAAATAACTGGAGATCCAGTTTATTACACAGAAGACGGTCAATTCGACGACGTGGAGGAAGAAGAAGTCTCCGGCGACACGGGAACTTTCCTAATGATACGACAAAATTGTCTAGCTCCAAAGACAACCGAAGCATGGCAAAGAACAACCTTGTTCAGCTCGACTTGTACGGTGAAAGGTAAAGTCTGTCGCTTCGTCATCGACTCGGGCTGTTCTGCGAACGTCGTCTCCGAAGAAGCAGTCCGCAAGCTTGCCCTCACCACCGAAAACCACCCCCACCCATATCGCCTTCTATGGATGCAAACTGGCGCCGAGGTTTATGTTTCGAAGAGAACCATTATATCATTGTCCATTGGCTCTTTCTATAAAGACACAATTTGTTGTGATATCGCCCCAATGGACGTTTCTCATATCATCCTTGGGCGCCCATGGCAATACGATCGAGAGGTTATTCACAACGGTAAGACAAACACGAACTCTTTCATGTTTGAAGGCCGGAGGATCACGCTGCTACCGTCCCCTGAGACAGATCGCGTGCCGCCTAAGGAACTAAACCCGTCTAAACCAAACCTGCTCATCGTTTCCAAGTCACAATTCAACGAAGAGCTGCGCGAGACTTCTCAGATATTTGCTTTAGTCGCAATAGAGACAGAAAAAGTTGTATCACTACCAATTCCTGCAGAATTTCTACCTATCATCGAAGA TTCTACCTAA
- the LOC106326497 gene encoding uncharacterized protein LOC106326497: MAEARLLDMSRVPFIPGRIHATNNEFQRYGPKGFMEIKILENDNLYVRVDLPGVPDDGVRHRVDSVRQKVVFLSGEETLGDEDDKKNAREYSGTAGLGCDCCEITGVDAKMKDGVLRMIVSRVKVKDHDNKCTLFLPPNAGKSGRYNPDESPWNLAELEDHPFVVKGRKDSSTSEATSDGGRLFSLDLPGVCGDDMLVLPNENEVKFYGENKELCEHDESCRIFMGAIKGSSFCAPGVPLLSNDIAWDAEFGLLKVRVSPPGSNISSE, encoded by the exons ATGGCTGAGGCAAGATTGCTTGACATGTCGAGAGTTCCATTCATCCCAG GGAGGATACACGCGACCAACAACGAGTTCCAGAGATACGGTCCGAAGGGTTTCATGGAGATCAAGATCCTCGAAAACGACAACCTTTACGTCCGTGTCGACTTGCCCGGTGTTCCCGACGACGGTGTCCGCCACAGAGTCGACTCCGTGAGGCAAAAGGTTGTCTTTTTATCCGGTGAAGAAACTCTCGGCGACGAAGACGACAAGAAAAACGCCCGTGAGTACTCCGGGACAGCCGGTTTAGGGTGTGACTGCTGCGAGATAACGGGAGTGGATGCGAAGATGAAAGATGGAGTCTTGAGGATGATTGTGTCGAGGGTCAAAGTCAAAGACCATGACAACAAGTGTACTCTCTTTCTCCCTCCTAACGCAG GCAAATCTGGAAGGTACAATCCAGATGAATCTCCGTGGAACTTGGCTGAGTTGGAGGATCATCCCTTTGTGGTGAAAGGTCGTAAGGACTCGTCCACTTCAGAAGCAACATCCGATGGAGGCCGTCTCTTTTCATTGGATCTGCCAGGTGTTTGTGGTGATGATATGCTGGTGCTTCCCAATGAGAACGAAGTCAAGTTCTATGGTGAGAACAAGGAGTTGTGTGAGCACGATGAGAGTTGCCGTATCTTCATGGGAGCCATCAAGGGTTCTAGCTTTTGTGCTCCTGGAGTTCCACTTTTGAGCAACGACATCGCTTGGGATGCTGAGTTTGGTCTTCTCAAAGTGCGTGTCTCACCTCCTGGCAGCAACATCAGCAGCGAGTAG